One Salmo salar chromosome ssa01, Ssal_v3.1, whole genome shotgun sequence DNA window includes the following coding sequences:
- the zfand4 gene encoding AN1-type zinc finger protein 4, producing MADRKEPPIYNDDSVGAFRYKLPFYETMELFIETLTGTCFELRVSPFETVISVKAKIQRLEGIPVAQQHLIWNNLELEDEYCLHDYSIAEGCTLKLVLAMRGGPINTRRVSVEDPVKDMAELMEGGREEGWEKSMPSNKQVTFLVYREGDQLNFFRVVDRGDGTLTPVSESFSGGSVYNMFSEEEDNDSEGLALVQPTLENCITMNKMKLLKAKMEDMNINKKPKKSAKLEPLPPVGPRPCSSSLDPSGPRHHRLFRVLPEINQSHHSASHLPPIRDQGSTTPSPPAAASASTHLSSSGRALPYFSSSSCYMLQEEEPWESIPKSIRPPPKVSRLEIGSARLMRDCVYPQLPVLSSRGQVGGATELPDPRREALGLGLLEEAVGLLEPTPPRALYGGDLLSDPLSLDISSQPEMDLGGLDGLGALGVGAELQLPSTPSLLSQAVGMNSLNNWAMGGTDRLAWKGERTPLLGNTLHHIPDSPSSSSSPSSRPRLPQPFEFSGSAMSPLRPNLHSSSHPTTLLAPPPPASPSSPPHSSRLRGINVDSPGKWPEMISKSEARGITKLANQACKEPLGSLRNTELLASLSSSRSLGSSSRGVLEPSLGLGLGLPAVGASGLGTLGSTALSLPANIQLLQEDLIRRAATSYMSTNSLGSAGGSSSIRRLGTPTYHLPPVKVPLSRKKKSSKHCFLCGKKTGLATSYECRCGNNFCATHRYAETHDCTYNYKSAGRRFLQETNPIVNAPKLPKI from the exons ATGGCGGACAGGAAGGAGCCACCAATCTATAATGATGACAGCGTGGGGGCCTTCCGGTACAAGTTGCCGTTCTACGAGACCATGGAGCTGTTCATCGAAACGTTGACTGGGACCTGCTTCGAGCTGCGCGTCTCGCCCTTTGAGACAGTCATTTCTGTCAAGGCCAAGATCCAGAGGCTGGAAG GTATCCCCGTTGCCCAGCAACACTTGATCTGGAACAACTTGGAGCTGGAGGATGAGTACTGTCTGCATGACTACAG TATTGCTGAGGGCTGTACACTGAAGCTGGTCCTGGCCATGAGAGGAGGACCCATCAACACCAGGAGAG tgtctGTGGAGGACCCAGTGAAGGATATGGCAGAGCtgatggagggaggcagggaggagggcTGGGAGAAGAGTATGCCTAGCAACAAGCAGGTCACCTTCCTGGTGTACCGAGAGGGAGACCAGCTCAACTTCTTCCGGGTCGTCGACCGAGGGGACGGAACTCTGACCCCTGTCTCAGAATCATTCAG TGGTGGCTCGGTGTACAACATGTTCTCTGAGGAGGAGGACAACGACAGTGAGGGCTTGGCTTTGGTTCAGCCAACCCTGGAGAACTGTATCACCATGAACAAGATGAAGCTGCTCAAAGCCAAGATGGAGGACATGAACATCAACAAGAAG ccTAAGAAGTCTGCCAAGTTGGAACCTCTTCCCCCCGTCGGTCCCCGGCCCTGCAGCAGCTCTCTGGACCCCTCTGGACCCCGACACCACCGCCTCTTCCGCGTCCTGCCTGAGATCAACCAATCCCATCATTCCGCCTCACACTTACCTCCAATCAGGGACCAGGGATCCACAACTCCCTCCCCTCCCGCTGCTGCCTCTGCCTCCACCCACCTGTCAAGCAGCGGCCGAGCTCTGCCCTATTTCTCTTCCTCGTCCTGTTACATGCTCCAGGAGGAGGAGCCATGGGAGTCCATCCCCAAGTCTATCAGACCCCCTCCCAAAGTGTCCCGGTTGGAGATCGGCAGCGCCAGGCTCATGAGGGACTGTGTGTACCCGCAGCTCCCCGTGCTCTCCAGCAGGGGTCAGGTTGGTGGGGCCACGGAGCTGCCTGACCCCAGAAGAGAGGCGCTGGGCCTGGGGTTGCTGGAGGAGGCGGTGGGCCTGCTGGAGCCCACACCGCCTAGAGCTTTGTACGGAGGAGACCTGCTCTCAGATCCCCTCAGCCTGGATATCTCTTCCCAGCCAGAGATGGATCTGGGTGGGTTGGATGGGCTCGGAGCCCTGGGGGTTGGAGCAGAGCTCCAGCTCCCTTCcaccccctctctgctctcccaaGCTGTGGGGATGAACTCTTTAAACAACTGGGCAATGGGTGGTACTGATAGGCTAgcctggaaaggggagaggacACCTTTACTTGGCAACACCCTTCATCATATTCCCGACTCTCCTTCCTCATCATCCTCCCCCTCAAGTAGACCAAGACTACCACAACCCTTTGAGTTTTCCGGCTCAGCAATGTCACCCCTACGACCCaatctccactcctcctcccaccCCACCACTCTTctcgcccctcctcctcctgctagcccctcctctcctcctcacagctCTCGTTTGCGAGGCATCAATGTGGACTCCCCAGGAAAGTGGCCGGAGATGATCAGTAAAAGCGAGGCGCGTGGCATCACCAAGCTGGCCAACCAGGCCTGTAAGGAGCCTCTCGGGTCCCTCCGCAACACGGAGCTCCTggcctccctgtcctcctccaggtccctaggcagcagcagcaggggaGTCCTAGAACCGAGCCTGGGACTCGGGTTGGGGCTTCCTGCTGTTGGGGCCTCCGGGCTTGGCACGCTAGGCTCCACGGCCCTCTCCCTCCCAGCCAACATCCAGCTACTCCAGGAGGACCTCATACGAAGAGCAGCCACCTCCTACATG TCAACCAACAGCCTGGGATCAGCTGGAGGCTCCAGTTCAATAAGAAGACTAG GTACCCCGACATATCACCTTCCTCCCGTCAAGGTCCCACTGAGCAGGAAGAAGAAGAGCTCTAAACACTGCTTCCTCTGTGGCAAGAAGACTGGTCTCGCCACCAGCTACGAGTGCAG GTGTGGTAACAACTTCTGCGCCACCCACCGCTACGCAGAGACCCACGACTGCACGTACAACTACAAGAGCGCCGGACGCCGCTTCCTCCAGGAAACTAACCCCATCGTCAACGCTCCCAAGCTGCCCAAGATCTGA